A section of the Oryzias melastigma strain HK-1 linkage group LG2, ASM292280v2, whole genome shotgun sequence genome encodes:
- the LOC112156789 gene encoding zinc finger protein OZF isoform X1, producing MKPQPVGVLPQIYLSKEGGLCNQKREPSVDQEEPELLQVKEEQEESEPPQVKEKLEEPELLQMKQEWKEQEPPQIKGEHEESEPPQVKEEQEGLCISQDIVQLVVKEETDTSMAIPTCEENDQSIADLGNRQSFTVIESQDEEGNRHEESTTDEENDPQNSDQRERKDGRNVDSTYMSESQCDSDVRKKPKKVSLFKKCKQFPQEKRHFSIKSDKNTRIPQNLSAHTRTESDERLYVCEECGKSFPYWSHIRIHMRTHTGDKPFSCKECDKSFCESSSLKRHMRSHTGEKPFSCKECELSFSQIYNLKMHMRTHTGKKPFTCIECDKSFSQKSNLKKHLRLHSGERLFSCEECDTSFYEKSHLKRHMLIHTGEKPFSCLQCDASFTLISQLKLHMRTHTGEKPFSCKNCDKSFSQISNLKRHERTHTGEKPFSCKECNKSFSQISHLKTHMGTHR from the coding sequence GAGTCCTGCCCCAGATTTATCTGAGTAAAGAAGGGGGCCTCTGTAACCAGAAAAGAGAACCCAGTGTGGACcaagaggaaccagaactttTACAGgttaaagaggagcaggaagaatcAGAACCTCCACAAGTTAAAGAGAAACTTGAAGAACCAGAACTTTTACAGATGAAACAGGAATGGAAAGAacaagaacctccacagattaaaggGGAACATGAGGAATCAGAACCACCTCAGGTTAAAGAGGAGCAAGAAGGgctctgcatcagtcaggataTAGTGCAGCTTGTTGTGAAGGAGGAGACTGATACCTCAATGGCAATTCCTACTTGTGAGGAAAATGATCAGAGTATAGCAGATCTAGGCAATCGGCAGAGCTTTACTGTAATTgagagtcaggatgaagaaggaaaccgaCATGAAGAATCAACTACAGATGAAGAGAACGATCCACAGAACAGTGATCAAAGGGAAAGAAAAGATGGAAGAAATGTGGACAGCACCTACATGTCAGAAagtcagtgtgactctgatgtcagaaaaaaacccaagaaAGTTTCTTTGTTTAAGAAGTGCAAACAATTCCCCCAAGAAAAGAGACATTTCTCGATAAAGTcagataaaaatacaagaattcCACAGAATTTGTCAGCCCACACGAGGACAGAGTCTGATGAAAGGCTTTATGTCTGTGAAGAGTGTGGTAAAAGTTTTCCTTACTGGTCTCACATAAGAATTCACATGAGAACCCATACAGGAGacaagcctttttcttgtaaagaatgtgataaaagtttttgtgAGAGCTCcagtctcaaaagacacatgagaagtcacacaggagagaagcctttttcttgtaaggAATGTGAATTAAGCTTTAGTCAAATATATAATCTCAAAATGcatatgagaactcatacagggaAGAAACCCTTTACTTGCATAGAATGCGATaaaagttttagccaaaaatcaaatCTCAAAAAACACCTGAGGCTTCACTCAGGAGAGAGGCTTTTTTCATGTGAAGAATGTGATACAAGTTTCTATGAAAAATctcatctcaaaagacacatgttaattcatacaggagaaaagcctttttcttgtctACAGTGTGATGCGAGTTTTACTCTAATATCTCAACTCAAattacacatgagaactcacacaggagaaaagcctttttcgtgtaaaaattgtgataaaagttttagtcaaatatctaatctcaaaagacacgagagaactcatacaggagaaaagcccttCTCTTGCAAGGaatgtaataaaagttttagtcaaatatctcaTCTTAAAACACATATGGGAACTCACAGAtga
- the LOC112156789 gene encoding oocyte zinc finger protein XlCOF6.1 isoform X2, protein MKQEWKEQEPPQIKGEHEESEPPQVKEEQEGLCISQDIVQLVVKEETDTSMAIPTCEENDQSIADLGNRQSFTVIESQDEEGNRHEESTTDEENDPQNSDQRERKDGRNVDSTYMSESQCDSDVRKKPKKVSLFKKCKQFPQEKRHFSIKSDKNTRIPQNLSAHTRTESDERLYVCEECGKSFPYWSHIRIHMRTHTGDKPFSCKECDKSFCESSSLKRHMRSHTGEKPFSCKECELSFSQIYNLKMHMRTHTGKKPFTCIECDKSFSQKSNLKKHLRLHSGERLFSCEECDTSFYEKSHLKRHMLIHTGEKPFSCLQCDASFTLISQLKLHMRTHTGEKPFSCKNCDKSFSQISNLKRHERTHTGEKPFSCKECNKSFSQISHLKTHMGTHR, encoded by the coding sequence ATGAAACAGGAATGGAAAGAacaagaacctccacagattaaaggGGAACATGAGGAATCAGAACCACCTCAGGTTAAAGAGGAGCAAGAAGGgctctgcatcagtcaggataTAGTGCAGCTTGTTGTGAAGGAGGAGACTGATACCTCAATGGCAATTCCTACTTGTGAGGAAAATGATCAGAGTATAGCAGATCTAGGCAATCGGCAGAGCTTTACTGTAATTgagagtcaggatgaagaaggaaaccgaCATGAAGAATCAACTACAGATGAAGAGAACGATCCACAGAACAGTGATCAAAGGGAAAGAAAAGATGGAAGAAATGTGGACAGCACCTACATGTCAGAAagtcagtgtgactctgatgtcagaaaaaaacccaagaaAGTTTCTTTGTTTAAGAAGTGCAAACAATTCCCCCAAGAAAAGAGACATTTCTCGATAAAGTcagataaaaatacaagaattcCACAGAATTTGTCAGCCCACACGAGGACAGAGTCTGATGAAAGGCTTTATGTCTGTGAAGAGTGTGGTAAAAGTTTTCCTTACTGGTCTCACATAAGAATTCACATGAGAACCCATACAGGAGacaagcctttttcttgtaaagaatgtgataaaagtttttgtgAGAGCTCcagtctcaaaagacacatgagaagtcacacaggagagaagcctttttcttgtaaggAATGTGAATTAAGCTTTAGTCAAATATATAATCTCAAAATGcatatgagaactcatacagggaAGAAACCCTTTACTTGCATAGAATGCGATaaaagttttagccaaaaatcaaatCTCAAAAAACACCTGAGGCTTCACTCAGGAGAGAGGCTTTTTTCATGTGAAGAATGTGATACAAGTTTCTATGAAAAATctcatctcaaaagacacatgttaattcatacaggagaaaagcctttttcttgtctACAGTGTGATGCGAGTTTTACTCTAATATCTCAACTCAAattacacatgagaactcacacaggagaaaagcctttttcgtgtaaaaattgtgataaaagttttagtcaaatatctaatctcaaaagacacgagagaactcatacaggagaaaagcccttCTCTTGCAAGGaatgtaataaaagttttagtcaaatatctcaTCTTAAAACACATATGGGAACTCACAGAtga